From Bradyrhizobium sp. NDS-1, the proteins below share one genomic window:
- a CDS encoding helix-turn-helix transcriptional regulator produces the protein MRRADRLFQIIQVLRRTRKPLTADAIAAELETSKRTIYRDIATLIGQRVPIRGEAGMGYILEKGFDLPPLMLTPDEIEAAVLGAQWVAGHADSALARAAEDLMAKIADTVPERLRPFVLEPASRARPSWNREPDRLDMARTRTQIHEGKKIMLRYRDEQGRASERMIWPISVGYLEAVRLLAAWCELRGDFRSFRTDRVVEANYLDEKYPERRDVLRARWRQSLVWGPPKDT, from the coding sequence ATGAGACGCGCCGACCGGCTGTTTCAAATCATCCAGGTGCTGAGGCGCACGCGTAAGCCGCTGACGGCGGATGCCATCGCGGCCGAGCTCGAGACCTCGAAGCGCACGATCTATCGCGATATCGCCACGCTGATCGGTCAGCGCGTGCCGATCCGCGGCGAAGCCGGCATGGGCTACATCCTGGAAAAGGGTTTTGACCTGCCGCCCTTGATGCTGACACCCGACGAGATCGAGGCGGCTGTGCTGGGCGCGCAATGGGTGGCGGGCCACGCCGACTCCGCGCTGGCACGCGCCGCCGAAGACCTGATGGCCAAGATCGCCGATACCGTCCCCGAGCGCCTGCGGCCCTTCGTGCTGGAGCCGGCGAGCCGCGCGCGGCCAAGCTGGAACAGGGAGCCGGACCGGCTGGACATGGCGCGCACGCGCACTCAGATCCACGAAGGCAAGAAGATCATGCTTCGCTATCGCGACGAGCAGGGCCGCGCCAGCGAGCGCATGATCTGGCCGATCTCGGTCGGCTATCTCGAAGCCGTGAGGCTGCTCGCAGCCTGGTGCGAGCTGCGCGGCGACTTCCGCAGCTTCCGCACCGACCGCGTCGTGGAGGCGAACTATCTCGACGAGAAATATCCGGAACGACGCGACGTGCTGCGCGCAAGATGGCGGCAGAGCCTGGTCTGGGGCCCTCCCAAAGATACTTGA
- a CDS encoding YkgJ family cysteine cluster protein — protein MEEHSPTDPSSCCQNCGACCGYSANWPRFSIESDEELAAIPETLVNERQSGMRCEGDRCSALQGEIGKATACGIYALRPEVCRTCMPGDAECAMARRKFGLPAIEAA, from the coding sequence ATGGAAGAGCACTCCCCCACCGATCCGTCGAGCTGTTGCCAGAATTGCGGCGCGTGCTGCGGCTATTCGGCCAACTGGCCGCGCTTCTCGATCGAGAGCGACGAGGAGCTTGCAGCGATTCCGGAGACGCTGGTCAACGAACGCCAATCCGGCATGCGTTGCGAGGGCGATCGCTGCTCGGCCCTGCAGGGGGAAATTGGGAAAGCGACCGCCTGCGGCATCTATGCGCTGCGGCCGGAGGTGTGCCGCACCTGCATGCCGGGCGACGCCGAATGCGCGATGGCGCGGCGGAAGTTCGGGTTGCCGGCGATAGAGGCCGCTTAG
- a CDS encoding enoyl-CoA hydratase/isomerase family protein, translating into MSDITDAATGPLLERRGARATIRLNRPKHLNRLQAEDLDELVRLFDQIETDPAIRVLVLTGTGRVFSAGYDLNSVAERAVSANEQQSAGSAFEVVVNRLEDLGMPTICRLNGGVYGGSTDLALACDFRVGVDTAEMFMPAARLGLHYYRSGIKRYVTRLGVDNAKKLFLTAQKISAPEMLRIGYLTDMVPVEFLDEEVDKLAGVLAGNAPQAMRGMKRAINEFARGELDDRAADQRHRDSMRGDEIKEGIKAFAEKRAPKF; encoded by the coding sequence ATGTCGGACATCACCGACGCAGCCACCGGCCCCCTGCTCGAACGCCGCGGCGCACGCGCCACCATCCGCCTCAACCGGCCCAAGCATCTCAACCGGCTCCAGGCGGAGGACCTCGACGAGCTCGTCAGACTGTTCGACCAGATCGAGACAGATCCAGCCATCCGCGTGCTGGTGCTGACCGGCACCGGCCGCGTCTTCTCCGCCGGTTACGACCTCAATTCGGTCGCCGAGCGCGCCGTCAGCGCAAACGAGCAGCAGAGTGCGGGCTCCGCCTTCGAGGTGGTCGTCAACCGGCTGGAGGATTTGGGCATGCCGACGATCTGCCGGCTCAATGGCGGCGTCTACGGGGGCTCGACCGACCTCGCGCTCGCCTGCGATTTCCGCGTCGGGGTCGACACCGCCGAGATGTTCATGCCGGCGGCGCGGCTCGGGCTGCATTATTACCGGAGCGGCATCAAACGCTACGTCACGCGGCTCGGCGTCGACAATGCGAAAAAACTGTTCCTGACCGCGCAGAAGATCAGTGCACCGGAGATGCTGCGCATCGGCTATCTCACCGACATGGTGCCGGTGGAATTCCTGGACGAGGAGGTCGACAAGCTCGCTGGCGTCCTCGCCGGCAACGCGCCGCAGGCGATGCGTGGCATGAAGCGGGCGATCAACGAGTTCGCCCGCGGCGAGCTCGATGATCGCGCCGCCGACCAGCGCCACCGCGACAGCATGCGCGGTGACGAGATCAAGGAAGGTATCAAGGCGTTCGCGGAGAAGCGAGCGCCGAAGTTTTAG
- a CDS encoding TAXI family TRAP transporter solute-binding subunit has product MSTEGPISSPTEPPPRRPKVIKTNQQQVFLYVVLTLLLSLATVWGGRAMLHNSETLTFAVSAPNSDEALFAAKFATVLKTNASRFRIKIVNNADNAKALAQFDRKEADLAVLRTDAKVPLRARTLAILEHDLVLLLGPGSKKIKSIAELRKKKVAVVAENESSLAFVRSILDIPDGPDAAKIQMAPQGSTLDKLFAAPNGFGAVIAIVHASRAVRDKTYELAAKRGGFTLNAIDEAKVLARRLPGISSETLAAGTLSASPQIPEDDLDTIGLEWLLVAQSRMSPSTAGELARIIYENKSALGLDNGFATRIEPASVEKDAFVIAHQGAADYINDDTKSFMDKYSDLMYLGAVALSVIGSIFAAIYAKITRIAPEKASELSTAILDIGERIEHAHSLDQLECLQDELEGILRRAVIGLRDGTISTDGLDTFKLGYEFVRDEIGMRRGYLKRHAAEAEKAPREAGPAQHDESNVVVVKTAQSA; this is encoded by the coding sequence ATGAGTACTGAAGGCCCCATTTCATCACCGACCGAGCCGCCGCCCCGGCGTCCCAAGGTCATCAAGACCAATCAGCAGCAGGTCTTTCTCTACGTCGTGCTGACCCTGTTGTTGTCGCTCGCCACTGTCTGGGGCGGCCGCGCCATGCTGCACAATTCGGAAACGCTGACTTTTGCCGTCAGCGCTCCCAACAGCGACGAGGCGCTGTTCGCGGCCAAGTTCGCCACCGTGCTGAAGACCAACGCCTCGCGCTTCCGGATCAAGATCGTCAACAACGCGGACAATGCCAAGGCGCTCGCACAGTTCGACCGCAAGGAGGCCGACCTTGCCGTCCTGCGCACCGACGCCAAGGTGCCGCTGCGGGCGCGCACGCTCGCGATCCTCGAACACGATCTCGTGCTTCTGCTCGGTCCCGGCAGCAAGAAGATCAAGTCGATCGCCGAGTTGAGGAAGAAAAAGGTCGCGGTCGTCGCCGAGAACGAGTCGTCCCTCGCTTTCGTCCGCAGCATCCTCGACATCCCCGACGGTCCGGACGCCGCAAAAATCCAGATGGCGCCGCAGGGCTCGACGCTCGACAAGCTGTTTGCAGCGCCAAACGGCTTCGGCGCGGTGATCGCCATCGTCCATGCCTCCAGGGCAGTGCGGGACAAGACCTATGAGCTGGCCGCCAAGCGCGGCGGCTTCACGCTCAACGCGATCGACGAGGCCAAGGTGCTGGCGCGGAGATTGCCGGGCATTTCCAGCGAGACGCTGGCGGCGGGCACGCTGTCGGCCTCGCCGCAAATTCCCGAAGACGATCTCGACACGATCGGGCTCGAATGGCTGCTGGTCGCGCAATCCAGAATGTCGCCGAGCACGGCAGGCGAGCTCGCACGCATCATCTATGAAAACAAATCAGCGCTCGGGCTCGACAATGGCTTTGCCACCAGAATAGAGCCGGCTTCGGTCGAGAAGGACGCCTTCGTGATCGCGCATCAGGGCGCGGCCGACTACATCAACGACGACACCAAGTCGTTCATGGATAAGTACAGCGACCTGATGTATCTGGGCGCCGTCGCGCTCAGCGTCATCGGCTCGATCTTCGCCGCGATCTACGCCAAGATCACCCGCATCGCGCCCGAGAAGGCCAGCGAGCTCTCCACAGCCATCCTCGACATCGGCGAGCGGATCGAGCACGCCCACTCTCTGGATCAGCTCGAATGTCTCCAGGACGAATTGGAGGGGATCTTGCGCCGCGCCGTCATCGGCTTGCGCGACGGCACGATCAGTACTGACGGGCTCGACACCTTCAAGCTCGGCTACGAATTCGTCCGCGACGAAATCGGCATGCGTCGCGGCTATCTGAAACGTCATGCCGCCGAGGCCGAAAAGGCGCCCCGCGAGGCGGGTCCTGCCCAGCACGATGAGAGCAATGTCGTGGTGGTGAAGACCGCCCAGAGCGCCTGA
- a CDS encoding feruloyl-CoA synthase codes for MSAQPSSSSTERGASTFPLRPISFGDPVVNIERRDDGTIYLRPKQPLGDYPVRITDRLHHWAKTTPDRVFMAEREGGRGWRKITYAELLTASRHIASSLIARGLSAERPVVILSGNSIDHALLAFGAFYAGIPFCPVSPAYSLVSKDYGKLSYLMKLLTPGLVFAEDADRFADALTANVSLGTEIAASYGHVPGRDVTLLADLMATPIRSDLDDVHGRIGPDTIAKFLLTSGSTGNPKAVINTQRMICANQVMLRETLAFLKDEPPVIIDWLPWNHTFGGNHNIGLTLYNGGSMYLDAGKPMPGGIEETVRNLQEISPTVYFNVPKGYESLLPYLRDDQGLRAKFFDRLHAMFFSGAALSPFIWDSLDELAVKEKGYRVPMLTGLGATETAPFFMSVNPRTSRSGHVGLPVSGNDAKLVPNNGKLEVRAKGPNVMPGYWRQPDISAKSFDEEGFYKMGDALKPADPDDLNAGFDFDGRVGEDFKLASGTWVSVGPLRARLTAACAPLVRDVVIAGINRDEVSALVVLDLDGCRLINPTLPTDDLVVATRDRLVRDAFRERLTRFLSQATGSSTRITRAILMDAPLSIDKGEVTDKGSINQRAVLEHRAALIEELYAANPSDRVISVG; via the coding sequence ATGAGCGCGCAGCCGTCCTCTTCCAGCACGGAGCGCGGCGCGAGCACTTTCCCGCTGCGGCCCATCTCGTTCGGCGATCCCGTCGTCAACATCGAGCGCCGCGACGACGGCACGATCTACCTGCGGCCCAAACAGCCGCTCGGCGACTATCCCGTCCGCATCACCGACCGCCTGCATCATTGGGCCAAGACCACGCCGGACCGCGTCTTCATGGCCGAGCGCGAGGGCGGCCGCGGCTGGCGCAAGATCACTTACGCCGAGCTGCTCACCGCGAGCCGGCACATCGCTTCGAGCCTGATTGCGCGCGGCCTGTCGGCGGAGCGGCCGGTGGTGATCCTCTCCGGCAACTCGATCGACCATGCGTTGCTTGCGTTCGGCGCGTTCTATGCCGGCATCCCGTTCTGCCCGGTGTCGCCGGCTTATTCGCTGGTGTCGAAGGATTACGGCAAGCTGTCTTACCTGATGAAGCTGCTGACGCCCGGCCTCGTTTTTGCCGAGGATGCCGACAGATTCGCCGATGCGCTCACCGCCAATGTCTCGCTCGGCACCGAGATCGCGGCGTCCTATGGCCACGTGCCGGGCCGCGACGTCACCCTGCTCGCCGACCTCATGGCGACGCCGATCCGCAGCGATCTCGACGACGTCCATGGCAGGATAGGCCCTGACACGATCGCGAAATTCCTGCTGACCTCGGGTTCGACCGGCAACCCCAAGGCCGTCATCAACACCCAGCGCATGATCTGCGCCAACCAGGTGATGCTGCGCGAGACGCTTGCCTTCCTGAAGGACGAGCCGCCCGTCATCATCGACTGGCTGCCCTGGAATCACACCTTCGGCGGCAACCACAATATCGGCCTAACGCTCTACAATGGCGGTTCGATGTATCTGGACGCCGGCAAGCCGATGCCCGGGGGCATCGAGGAGACCGTGCGCAATCTCCAGGAGATCTCGCCGACGGTCTATTTCAACGTGCCCAAGGGTTATGAATCGCTACTGCCCTATTTGCGCGACGACCAGGGCCTGCGGGCAAAGTTCTTCGACCGGCTGCATGCGATGTTCTTCTCGGGCGCCGCGCTGTCACCGTTCATCTGGGACAGCCTCGACGAGCTCGCTGTGAAGGAAAAGGGCTACCGCGTGCCGATGCTGACCGGCTTGGGGGCAACCGAAACTGCGCCGTTCTTCATGTCAGTCAATCCACGCACCAGCCGCTCCGGCCATGTCGGCCTGCCTGTTTCGGGCAACGACGCCAAGCTCGTGCCGAACAACGGCAAGCTGGAAGTGCGCGCCAAGGGGCCGAACGTCATGCCCGGTTACTGGCGCCAGCCCGACATCAGCGCGAAATCCTTCGACGAAGAAGGATTCTACAAGATGGGGGATGCGCTCAAGCCCGCCGATCCCGACGATCTCAACGCCGGGTTCGATTTCGACGGCCGTGTCGGTGAAGACTTCAAGCTCGCCAGCGGTACCTGGGTCAGCGTCGGCCCCTTACGCGCGCGCCTCACCGCGGCCTGTGCGCCGCTGGTGCGCGACGTCGTCATCGCCGGCATCAACCGCGACGAGGTCTCCGCGCTGGTCGTGCTCGACCTCGACGGTTGCCGGCTGATCAACCCGACGCTGCCGACCGACGACCTCGTCGTCGCGACGCGCGACCGGCTGGTGCGCGACGCCTTTCGCGAGCGCCTGACGCGCTTCCTCAGCCAGGCCACGGGATCCTCGACGCGGATCACGCGCGCGATCCTGATGGACGCGCCGCTCTCCATCGACAAGGGCGAGGTCACCGACAAGGGCTCGATCAACCAGCGCGCGGTGCTCGAGCATCGCGCCGCGCTGATCGAGGAGCTCTACGCTGCCAATCCGTCGGACCGTGTGATATCGGTCGGGTAA
- a CDS encoding ABC transporter substrate-binding protein, whose translation MKRFYLTAAITAATLALPALPALAQTSEVTIGITTTTTGPGAALGIPERNALEFVPKEIGGVPLKVIVLDDGGDPTTATTNARRFVTESKADIIMGSALTPPTIAVSNVANEAGIPHFGLAPFPITPERMKWSVAMPQPIPIVGKVLYEHMKSKGVKTLGYIGYSDSYGDLWFNDLKAQAVPMGMTIVDEERFARPDTSVTGQVLKLVAANPDAILVGASGTAAALPQTELRERGYQGLIYQTHGAASMDFIRIAGKAAEGVLMASGPVMDPEDQPDTALTKKPGLALNSAYEAKYGPNSRSQFAGHSYDAFEILKRIIPAALKTAKPGTPEFREAIRQALLTEKELAASQGVYNFTEKDRYGLDERSRILLTVKNGKYTLVK comes from the coding sequence ATGAAACGCTTTTACCTGACTGCCGCCATCACCGCGGCGACACTGGCCCTGCCGGCCCTGCCCGCGCTGGCTCAGACCAGCGAAGTCACCATCGGCATCACCACCACCACGACCGGCCCCGGCGCAGCGCTGGGCATTCCCGAGCGCAACGCGCTGGAGTTCGTGCCGAAAGAGATCGGCGGCGTACCGCTCAAGGTGATCGTGCTCGACGACGGCGGCGATCCCACCACCGCGACGACCAACGCCCGCCGCTTCGTGACCGAATCCAAAGCCGACATCATCATGGGCTCGGCGCTGACGCCGCCGACGATCGCGGTCTCCAACGTCGCCAACGAAGCCGGCATCCCGCATTTCGGCCTCGCGCCCTTCCCGATCACCCCCGAGCGCATGAAGTGGTCGGTGGCGATGCCGCAGCCGATCCCGATCGTGGGCAAGGTGCTGTACGAACACATGAAGTCCAAGGGCGTGAAGACGCTCGGCTATATCGGCTATTCCGACTCCTACGGCGACCTCTGGTTCAACGACCTCAAGGCCCAGGCCGTGCCGATGGGCATGACCATCGTCGACGAGGAGCGCTTCGCCCGTCCCGACACCTCGGTGACCGGACAGGTGCTCAAGCTCGTTGCCGCCAATCCCGACGCGATCCTGGTCGGCGCCTCCGGCACCGCGGCCGCCCTGCCGCAGACCGAGCTGCGTGAGCGTGGCTATCAGGGCCTGATCTACCAGACCCACGGCGCGGCCAGCATGGACTTCATCCGCATCGCCGGCAAAGCGGCCGAGGGCGTGCTGATGGCCTCCGGCCCCGTCATGGATCCCGAGGACCAGCCGGACACCGCGCTCACCAAGAAGCCGGGCCTCGCCCTCAACTCGGCCTATGAAGCCAAGTACGGTCCGAACAGCCGCAGCCAGTTCGCCGGCCATTCCTACGATGCGTTCGAGATCCTCAAGCGCATCATTCCGGCGGCATTGAAGACGGCCAAGCCGGGCACGCCGGAATTCCGCGAAGCGATCCGCCAGGCACTGCTGACGGAGAAGGAGCTGGCGGCGAGCCAGGGCGTCTACAATTTCACCGAAAAGGACCGCTATGGCCTCGACGAGCGTTCGCGCATCCTGCTGACGGTGAAGAACGGCAAGTACACGCTGGTGAAGTAA
- a CDS encoding DUF3307 domain-containing protein: MLLLTFKHIIADFVLQTAWMAHGKDQKHGWALPLLVHCLVHLAVALPLILIVAPKFWFVALIDFVIHITIDRAKGFVSANFGVDLAHPWFWTLIGVDQALHHLSGFGLSIYMAAN; the protein is encoded by the coding sequence ATGTTGCTGCTCACCTTCAAGCACATCATCGCCGATTTCGTCCTCCAGACCGCCTGGATGGCGCACGGCAAGGACCAGAAGCATGGCTGGGCCCTGCCACTTCTGGTGCACTGCCTCGTTCATCTTGCGGTTGCGTTGCCGCTGATCCTGATCGTGGCGCCGAAATTCTGGTTTGTGGCGCTGATCGATTTCGTGATCCACATCACGATCGACCGCGCCAAAGGGTTCGTCTCGGCCAATTTCGGGGTCGACCTTGCGCATCCCTGGTTCTGGACCTTGATCGGCGTCGACCAGGCCCTGCATCACCTCTCCGGCTTCGGCCTCTCCATCTATATGGCGGCGAACTGA
- a CDS encoding SDR family NAD(P)-dependent oxidoreductase yields MLLKDQAAIVTGGASGLGAATARKLAAQGAKVAVCDLNAKLAETVAAEIKGVAVTCDVSDAASAEAAVAQAAKAHGPARVLVNCAGIGVAKRVVGRDGPMALADFDKVIKVNLIGTFNMLRLAATEMSKLEPQATGERGVIINTASVAAYDGQIGQSAYSASKGGIVGMTLPIARELAQFGVRVLTIAPGLFLTPLLANLPQEAQDSLAAAIPFPRRLGQADEFAALALHMVENAYLNGEVVRLDGSLRMAPK; encoded by the coding sequence ATGTTGTTGAAGGATCAGGCAGCCATCGTCACCGGCGGTGCATCGGGGCTCGGCGCTGCCACTGCGCGAAAGCTGGCGGCGCAGGGCGCCAAGGTCGCGGTGTGCGATCTCAATGCCAAGCTTGCCGAGACGGTTGCCGCCGAGATCAAGGGCGTGGCCGTGACTTGCGATGTCTCCGATGCCGCCTCTGCCGAGGCCGCGGTCGCGCAGGCTGCGAAAGCCCATGGCCCGGCCCGTGTGCTGGTCAATTGCGCCGGCATCGGCGTCGCCAAGCGCGTGGTCGGCCGCGACGGCCCGATGGCGCTCGCGGATTTCGACAAGGTGATCAAGGTCAATCTGATCGGCACCTTCAACATGTTGCGCCTGGCCGCGACCGAGATGTCAAAGCTGGAGCCGCAGGCAACCGGCGAGCGCGGCGTCATCATCAACACCGCTTCCGTTGCCGCCTATGACGGCCAGATCGGCCAATCCGCCTATTCGGCTTCGAAGGGCGGCATCGTCGGCATGACGCTGCCGATCGCGCGCGAGCTCGCGCAGTTCGGCGTCCGCGTGCTGACCATCGCGCCCGGCCTATTCCTGACGCCGCTGCTCGCGAACCTGCCGCAGGAAGCCCAGGACTCGCTCGCCGCCGCGATCCCGTTCCCGCGCCGGCTCGGCCAGGCCGACGAGTTCGCCGCGCTTGCGCTGCACATGGTCGAGAATGCGTACCTGAACGGCGAAGTGGTGCGCCTCGACGGCTCGCTGCGCATGGCGCCGAAATAA
- a CDS encoding crotonase/enoyl-CoA hydratase family protein, giving the protein MTQGNAETAAAGASGLLKIERADRVLTVGLNRPAKRNALNDGIILEIGECFASLPEDIGAVVIHGIGDHFSSGLDLSELTEHDATGGLLHSQMWHRVFDRIQYSRVPVIAALRGAVIGGGLELACSAHIRVAEPSTYFALPEGQRGIFVGGGGSVRLPRLIGVARMMDMMLTGRVYSATEGASYGFAQYVTEAGNALGKALELATKVASNAPLTNFAVLQALPMIAEANPQTGLLMESLMATVAQSDKEAKRRIREFLEHKTAKVKPKS; this is encoded by the coding sequence ATGACACAGGGAAACGCCGAGACCGCTGCCGCGGGCGCCTCCGGGCTGCTGAAGATCGAGCGGGCCGACCGGGTTCTGACCGTGGGTCTGAACCGGCCGGCCAAGCGCAATGCGCTCAACGACGGCATCATCCTGGAAATCGGCGAGTGTTTCGCGTCGCTGCCCGAGGATATCGGCGCGGTCGTCATCCACGGCATCGGCGATCATTTCTCCAGTGGCCTGGATCTCTCCGAGCTGACCGAGCATGACGCGACCGGCGGACTGCTCCATTCCCAGATGTGGCACCGGGTGTTCGACCGCATCCAGTACAGCCGCGTGCCCGTGATCGCGGCCCTCAGGGGTGCGGTGATCGGCGGCGGGCTGGAGCTTGCCTGCTCGGCGCATATCCGCGTCGCCGAGCCCTCGACCTATTTCGCGCTGCCGGAGGGGCAACGCGGCATCTTCGTCGGCGGCGGCGGCTCGGTGCGGCTGCCCCGGCTGATCGGCGTCGCCAGGATGATGGACATGATGCTGACAGGGCGCGTCTATAGCGCCACCGAAGGCGCCTCCTACGGCTTCGCGCAATATGTGACGGAAGCCGGCAACGCCCTCGGCAAGGCGCTGGAGCTCGCGACCAAGGTCGCCTCCAACGCGCCGCTGACGAATTTCGCCGTGCTCCAGGCGCTGCCGATGATCGCGGAGGCCAATCCGCAGACCGGCCTCTTGATGGAATCGCTGATGGCGACCGTGGCGCAGAGCGACAAAGAGGCGAAACGCAGGATCCGCGAATTCCTCGAGCACAAGACCGCAAAGGTGAAGCCAAAATCATGA
- a CDS encoding acyl-CoA thioesterase, with amino-acid sequence MFVNRRDVQIQWGDCDPANIVYYPRYFAMFDDSTSTLFEVAGFSKQDLVRKYGLVGIPMVDTRAKFYIPSTYGDWITIETKIESIKRSSFEVKHNVYKDDALAIEGFETRVLVGRDPVNSDKLKSAPFPAEMVAKFTGS; translated from the coding sequence ATGTTCGTGAACCGGCGCGACGTCCAGATCCAGTGGGGTGATTGCGACCCCGCCAACATCGTTTACTACCCGCGCTATTTCGCGATGTTCGACGATTCGACCTCGACCCTGTTCGAGGTCGCCGGCTTCTCCAAGCAGGACCTGGTCCGCAAATACGGCCTGGTGGGGATTCCCATGGTCGACACGCGGGCCAAGTTCTACATCCCGTCGACCTATGGCGACTGGATCACCATCGAAACCAAGATCGAGAGCATCAAGCGCTCGAGCTTCGAGGTGAAGCACAATGTCTACAAGGACGATGCGCTGGCGATCGAGGGTTTCGAAACCCGCGTTCTGGTCGGCCGCGATCCCGTTAACTCCGACAAGCTGAAATCGGCACCATTCCCGGCGGAAATGGTAGCCAAGTTCACGGGAAGCTAA
- a CDS encoding glutathione S-transferase family protein has protein sequence MITLYGFGAGFGLPEISPFVTKTEVQLKMAGLPYRKERAMPPASPKGQLPFIDDGGEAVADSTFIRAHIERRYGFDFDAGLSLAERAQAWAFERMIEHHVYWGLVGARWVDPVNFAKGPAHFFDGAPEHNREKLREDAQFRVAENYLLSGLGRHAPDDDVDLAVRSLFALSVQLGDKAYLMGNRPCGVDATAFGMLAGILSPFFESILRERAEGFPNLTAYVDRMMDDYYPEFAWTPLRQAA, from the coding sequence ATGATCACGCTTTACGGCTTTGGCGCCGGCTTTGGCCTGCCGGAAATCAGCCCCTTCGTCACCAAGACCGAGGTGCAGCTCAAGATGGCGGGATTGCCCTACCGGAAGGAGCGGGCGATGCCGCCGGCCTCGCCCAAGGGGCAACTGCCGTTCATCGACGACGGCGGTGAGGCGGTGGCCGATTCCACCTTCATCCGCGCCCATATCGAGCGGCGCTACGGCTTCGATTTCGACGCCGGCCTGTCGCTGGCCGAGCGCGCCCAGGCCTGGGCGTTCGAACGGATGATCGAGCACCACGTCTATTGGGGATTGGTCGGGGCGCGCTGGGTCGACCCGGTCAATTTCGCCAAGGGGCCTGCCCACTTCTTCGACGGCGCACCGGAGCACAACCGCGAGAAGCTGCGAGAGGATGCGCAATTCCGCGTCGCCGAGAACTATCTGCTCTCGGGCCTTGGCCGCCACGCGCCCGATGACGACGTCGACCTCGCGGTGCGTTCGCTGTTCGCATTGTCGGTGCAACTCGGCGACAAGGCGTACCTGATGGGCAACAGGCCCTGCGGCGTCGATGCCACGGCCTTCGGCATGCTGGCCGGTATCCTCTCGCCCTTCTTCGAATCGATTCTGCGCGAGCGCGCCGAAGGCTTTCCGAACCTCACGGCTTACGTCGACCGCATGATGGACGATTACTATCCTGAGTTCGCCTGGACCCCGCTGCGGCAGGCGGCTTGA